One window from the genome of Moraxella nasibovis encodes:
- a CDS encoding efflux RND transporter permease subunit produces MNFSAYSIKNPLVAILIFSLMTVAGVLGFRAMKIQQFPDIDVPAVIVTVPYTGASPAQLETDVAKKIENKITSIEGVKHIRSTLQTGVATIHTEFALEKDLSEAVDDVRSALDEIAGDLPAAAESPVITKVSTAGFPVVSYSVASDTMSEAELSWFVDDTLNKQLASIEGVGQLARVGGIERQIIIAADADRLSGWQLPITQLANQLFALQTDASGGEASIGGGTQIIRVLGSAKSVSELASLQVVTPAGGVALGQLADISDAHADPKSQAVLDGQTVVAMSITRSRGASEVQMVKEVDAKIAKLSHQYPHIRINKIYDNAEPVAEDYKASMQMLIEGCLLAVLVVFLFLKDWRATLVAAAALPLSIIPTFLMMWLFGFSLNIISLLALSLVIGVLVDDAIVEVENIMRHLHMGKTPYEAAMEAADEIGLAVVATTFTLIAVFLPTAFMDGVVGQFFSQFGWTAAISVFMSLLVARLVTPMMAAYLLKPKAHQSETTGRTMRVYLKVVKWTLNHRAITLVATIVLFIGSLSMAKLLSGAFIPPDDSNQTQVTLELTPDATLDDTVRIGQMAADVIGRVDGVASVFISAGSAAQGGDSRNAAAGSENAATLNVLLDPRGTRPSKTDIEHAIADAITEVPSARFVVGLSATGDSGYGFSLMSDDPVLLDRTVNEVMGQIRTLSVVSAVTSNKPLGKPELVALPSTVQMADKGVTTVSIADTLRVATTGDYEQALPKLNLDTRQIPIVVRLPDEKRSDFNALNALYVPSSTELGAVKLSEVASLQYATGEAEIRRLDRQRSIKITVQSDQELGVVIDAVKALPALQNLPDGVSVIDEGQADSMAELFTGFAIAMSVGVFCIFGVLVLLFHKVLQPFTILMALPLSIGGAFIGLVLTDSSLSISSLIGFIMLMGIATKNSILLVDYAIIAEEQGKSQLDAILDACKKRARPIIMTTIAMGAGMLPLVFGWGGADPTFRRPMAVAVLGGLITSTFLSLIVIPVVYTLMDDLGKRFARRKTSASKPQSV; encoded by the coding sequence ATGAATTTTTCAGCTTATTCCATCAAAAATCCGCTCGTTGCCATCTTGATTTTTAGTCTGATGACGGTGGCGGGCGTGCTGGGCTTTCGTGCCATGAAAATTCAGCAGTTTCCTGACATTGATGTGCCTGCTGTCATCGTCACGGTGCCTTATACGGGCGCATCGCCTGCGCAGCTAGAAACCGATGTCGCCAAAAAAATCGAAAATAAAATCACCAGCATAGAAGGTGTTAAGCACATTCGCTCGACTTTGCAGACGGGTGTTGCCACCATTCATACCGAATTTGCCTTAGAAAAAGATTTGTCTGAGGCGGTGGATGATGTGCGTTCGGCGCTCGATGAGATCGCAGGCGATTTGCCTGCCGCCGCCGAATCACCTGTCATCACCAAAGTCTCGACCGCAGGCTTTCCTGTGGTCAGCTATTCGGTGGCATCAGATACGATGAGCGAGGCGGAGCTGTCTTGGTTTGTGGATGACACCTTGAATAAGCAACTTGCCAGCATTGAGGGGGTGGGTCAGCTTGCTCGAGTGGGCGGCATTGAAAGGCAAATCATCATCGCCGCTGATGCTGACAGGCTAAGTGGCTGGCAGCTGCCAATTACCCAGTTGGCAAATCAGCTGTTTGCTTTGCAGACGGATGCATCAGGCGGTGAGGCGAGCATCGGCGGTGGTACGCAGATCATTCGAGTGCTGGGCTCTGCCAAGAGTGTGAGTGAGCTTGCCAGTCTGCAAGTCGTTACCCCAGCAGGGGGCGTGGCGCTGGGTCAGCTTGCCGACATCAGTGATGCTCATGCCGACCCAAAAAGTCAAGCGGTCTTGGACGGTCAAACGGTGGTGGCGATGTCCATCACTCGCTCTCGTGGTGCCAGTGAGGTGCAGATGGTGAAAGAAGTGGATGCTAAGATTGCCAAGCTTTCCCATCAGTATCCGCACATTCGTATCAATAAAATCTATGACAATGCCGAGCCTGTCGCTGAGGATTATAAAGCCAGTATGCAGATGCTCATCGAGGGCTGTCTTTTGGCGGTGCTTGTGGTGTTTTTGTTTTTAAAGGATTGGCGTGCGACTTTGGTGGCGGCAGCCGCTCTGCCATTGTCCATCATTCCTACCTTTTTGATGATGTGGCTGTTTGGGTTTAGCTTAAATATTATTTCTTTGCTTGCCTTATCGCTGGTCATTGGGGTGCTTGTTGATGATGCCATCGTGGAAGTGGAGAACATCATGCGACACTTGCACATGGGCAAGACCCCGTATGAGGCGGCGATGGAGGCGGCAGATGAAATTGGGCTTGCGGTGGTGGCGACGACCTTTACATTGATAGCGGTTTTTCTGCCAACAGCATTCATGGATGGCGTGGTGGGGCAGTTTTTCTCGCAATTTGGCTGGACAGCGGCGATTTCGGTATTCATGTCGCTGCTTGTGGCTCGTCTGGTGACGCCGATGATGGCGGCATATTTACTAAAACCTAAGGCGCATCAAAGCGAGACGACAGGACGCACGATGCGTGTGTATTTGAAGGTGGTGAAATGGACGCTCAATCATCGAGCCATCACTTTGGTGGCGACGATTGTACTGTTCATTGGCTCGCTGTCGATGGCAAAGCTGTTGTCTGGCGCATTCATACCACCCGATGACAGCAATCAAACGCAAGTCACTCTAGAACTCACCCCTGATGCCACCTTGGATGATACGGTGCGCATTGGACAGATGGCGGCAGATGTCATCGGACGAGTCGATGGCGTGGCATCGGTGTTCATCTCAGCAGGCAGCGCCGCCCAAGGGGGCGACAGTCGTAATGCTGCGGCAGGCAGTGAGAATGCCGCAACGCTCAATGTCTTGCTTGACCCTCGTGGCACTCGCCCTAGTAAGACCGACATTGAGCACGCCATCGCTGATGCCATCACTGAGGTGCCGTCTGCCCGCTTTGTGGTGGGGCTGTCAGCGACGGGCGACTCAGGCTATGGGTTTTCTTTGATGTCTGATGATCCAGTGCTGCTTGATCGTACGGTCAATGAGGTGATGGGTCAGATTCGCACTTTGTCTGTCGTCTCGGCAGTCACAAGCAACAAGCCACTTGGCAAACCTGAGCTTGTTGCCTTGCCAAGCACTGTGCAGATGGCGGATAAAGGCGTAACGACAGTAAGCATTGCAGACACCCTGCGGGTTGCGACCACGGGCGATTATGAGCAGGCGTTGCCCAAGCTTAATTTGGACACCAGACAAATTCCCATCGTCGTGCGACTGCCTGACGAAAAACGCAGCGACTTTAATGCCTTAAATGCGCTGTATGTGCCTAGCAGTACCGAGCTTGGCGCGGTGAAATTGTCTGAGGTGGCAAGCCTACAATACGCCACAGGCGAGGCGGAGATCCGCAGGCTAGACCGCCAGCGCAGTATTAAGATTACAGTACAGTCTGACCAAGAGCTTGGCGTGGTCATCGATGCGGTGAAGGCATTGCCCGCCCTGCAAAACCTGCCAGATGGCGTGAGCGTCATTGATGAGGGTCAGGCGGACAGTATGGCGGAGCTATTTACAGGATTTGCCATCGCCATGAGCGTGGGGGTGTTTTGTATCTTTGGGGTGCTGGTGCTATTGTTTCATAAGGTGTTGCAGCCGTTCACGATTCTCATGGCGTTGCCACTGTCCATCGGTGGGGCGTTCATTGGGCTGGTATTGACCGATTCAAGCTTGTCCATCTCATCGCTCATCGGCTTTATCATGCTGATGGGTATCGCCACGAAAAACTCAATTCTACTGGTGGATTATGCCATCATCGCCGAAGAGCAGGGTAAGTCTCAGCTGGATGCGATCTTGGACGCCTGCAAGAAGCGGGCTCGCCCCATCATCATGACCACCATCGCCATGGGGGCGGGCATGTTGCCGCTCGTGTTTGGCTGGGGTGGTGCCGATCCGACATTCCGCCGTCCGATGGCGGTGGCGGTGCTTGGCGGGCTTATTACTTCGACTTTTTTAAGTCTGATTGTCATTCCTGTGGTCTATACGCTGATGGACGACCTAGGTAAGCGATTTGCTCGCCGCAAAACGAGCGCATCAAAACCACAAAGTGTGTAA
- a CDS encoding efflux RND transporter periplasmic adaptor subunit, producing MNQDNPTNQDAHNHHQKVTVSSAPSGRLSAMGMAILGAVLLAALLAGVLIGLGIGGRSDTQGDTNVATDGAATSDHAALSVAMTVEAVRPVLRQVAQEISANGSIAAQKTAQVSGRITGATIEQVLVEVGDVVQAGQVLAVLDASSLKDSEIQAAADLEQALASAEKARADLARTEPLLALDAISRQEVDAYRTALRQADATVIAARAKLNNTKTSLNNTNITAPVSGIISERMAQVGVLASGNPLFTIIKDGALEWQATISPQNATKIRVGQEALIDVGDGVVVGRVTRLSPTANQGREMTVHVALPVGAPLSAGMYQTGRFVLSQSQALSVPRAAMTSTDGHDYVWILHAKEDGLYQVARNKVSVLSHQGAYVAVAGVPTDALIVARSAEFLADGDVVRVAMIHDHHEQQTNTQGQ from the coding sequence ATGAATCAAGACAACCCTACCAATCAAGACGCCCATAACCATCACCAAAAAGTGACCGTCAGCAGCGCACCATCAGGACGGCTGTCGGCGATGGGTATGGCGATTTTGGGGGCGGTGCTGCTGGCTGCACTATTGGCTGGCGTGCTGATTGGGCTTGGTATCGGCGGACGCAGCGACACGCAGGGCGATACAAATGTAGCGACTGATGGGGCGGCGACTTCTGATCATGCCGCTTTGTCTGTCGCCATGACGGTCGAGGCGGTGCGACCTGTGCTAAGGCAGGTGGCACAGGAAATCTCTGCCAATGGCAGCATCGCCGCACAAAAGACAGCGCAGGTGAGCGGGCGCATCACAGGGGCGACCATCGAGCAGGTGCTCGTAGAGGTGGGCGATGTGGTACAAGCAGGGCAGGTGCTGGCGGTGCTGGATGCGTCATCTTTAAAAGACAGCGAGATTCAGGCGGCGGCAGATTTAGAGCAAGCGCTCGCCAGTGCTGAAAAGGCGCGTGCCGACCTTGCTCGTACTGAGCCGCTGCTTGCGCTGGATGCCATCAGCCGTCAGGAAGTCGATGCTTATCGGACGGCGCTAAGACAGGCAGACGCCACCGTCATCGCCGCTCGTGCCAAATTAAACAACACGAAAACCAGCCTAAACAACACCAACATCACCGCGCCAGTCTCAGGTATTATCAGCGAGCGCATGGCGCAAGTGGGCGTGCTTGCCAGTGGCAATCCTTTGTTTACCATTATCAAAGATGGCGCATTAGAATGGCAAGCGACCATCTCACCCCAAAACGCCACAAAGATCCGTGTGGGACAAGAGGCGCTCATCGATGTGGGCGATGGTGTGGTGGTGGGTCGGGTGACTCGCCTATCACCGACCGCCAATCAAGGGCGTGAGATGACGGTGCATGTTGCGCTGCCAGTGGGCGCGCCTTTGAGCGCTGGCATGTATCAGACGGGCAGATTTGTGCTGAGCCAGTCACAGGCACTGTCGGTGCCACGAGCTGCCATGACGAGCACTGATGGGCATGATTACGTATGGATATTGCACGCAAAAGAGGATGGGCTGTACCAAGTCGCTCGTAATAAGGTGTCGGTGCTGTCGCATCAAGGGGCGTATGTGGCGGTAGCAGGCGTGCCGACCGATGCGCTCATCGTGGCAAGAAGTGCAGAGTTCTTGGCGGATGGCGATGTGGTGAGAGTGGCGATGATTCATGATCATCACGAACAGCAGACCAACACACAGGGGCAGTGA
- a CDS encoding GNAT family N-acetyltransferase, producing the protein MFCYPIDDDITLALVHEHHAKQMVQLVGRQKDYLGQYLPWVADCDERSYKDFVKFALGKYADGKGVDTVIIHQGAIVGAASLNNIYPALKKADIGYWLSQEHQGRGIITRAVRGLMDIAKHYYGVQVVEIRAAEQNLPSRRVAERLGFEFCGIIANNECVNGKIFNHAMYAYRFKDG; encoded by the coding sequence ATGTTTTGTTATCCTATTGATGACGACATCACTTTGGCATTGGTGCATGAGCATCATGCCAAACAAATGGTACAGCTGGTCGGTCGCCAAAAGGACTATCTGGGTCAGTACCTGCCTTGGGTGGCGGACTGTGATGAACGCAGCTACAAGGACTTTGTCAAATTTGCTTTGGGTAAATACGCTGACGGCAAAGGCGTGGATACGGTCATCATCCATCAAGGGGCAATCGTCGGAGCGGCAAGTCTCAACAACATCTACCCAGCTCTAAAAAAAGCAGACATCGGATACTGGCTAAGCCAAGAGCATCAGGGTCGTGGCATCATCACTCGTGCGGTGCGTGGGCTGATGGATATCGCTAAGCATTATTATGGGGTGCAGGTGGTGGAGATTCGGGCTGCCGAGCAGAATTTGCCATCTCGACGGGTCGCTGAACGCTTGGGCTTTGAGTTTTGTGGTATCATTGCCAATAACGAATGCGTGAACGGCAAGATATTTAACCATGCGATGTATGCTTATCGTTTTAAAGATGGATGA
- the recG gene encoding ATP-dependent DNA helicase RecG — translation MPKPATSLVINLPMTALSGVGDALAGRLKELGIHRIFDMLMHLPRDYEDRSRLVPIRDVEHGMSVLVSGVVTHVETNRTGMSVAIEDDTGVLVLRFFKTYAALKNTMVLGANITAFGEIKVSRYGVQMAHPEYHITGTKAFESGLLPIYPAVKGLHQNKIRQLVRLAINAVSHETLHCLTPLQLQNVGIHDIQSDILTALKQIHLPDKDADIFAQTALLEGLKERTHPACRRLIIEELVAHQLAFLYRRNNVYQYKAPRCQDSSPLAQKLLANLPFDLTQAQKRVIGDAVADMATSKPMLRLIQGDVGAGKTLVAALTACHALDSGWQVAVMAPTEILAEQHFINFQKWFAPLGVGVGFLAGKQTAKERAAMLDDIVANEVQVVVGTHALFQDGVVFAKLGLVIIDEQHRFGVEQRLRLANKGVANSTPHQLAMTATPIPRTLAMSMYGDMDVSVIDELPPNRTPITTVTISRDRRDEVIERIFANCKEGKQAYWVCPLVEESSVLDAQSAELLYEDLCERLDINIGLVHGKMKPADKQAVMNEFKLGNIDLLVATTVIEVGVDVPNASLMVIENAERLGLSQLHQLRGRVGRGSAKSFCVLLYQTPLSPTGIERLNVLRDSTDGFVIAQKDLELRGAGELLGKRQTGDMGYYLADIVRDEVLLATAQNIAHQLINDASQQQLAQQIVNTWLPDVKEYVNA, via the coding sequence ATGCCAAAACCAGCAACTTCTCTTGTGATTAACTTGCCCATGACGGCATTGTCAGGGGTGGGCGATGCACTGGCTGGGCGATTAAAAGAGCTGGGCATTCATCGTATTTTTGATATGCTCATGCACCTGCCTCGTGATTATGAAGACCGCAGCCGTCTGGTGCCAATTCGTGATGTGGAACATGGCATGAGCGTGCTGGTCAGTGGCGTGGTGACTCATGTTGAGACCAATCGTACAGGCATGAGCGTGGCGATTGAGGATGATACGGGCGTGCTTGTTTTGCGGTTTTTTAAGACTTATGCGGCACTAAAAAACACGATGGTGCTGGGGGCGAACATCACCGCATTTGGCGAGATTAAGGTGAGTCGCTATGGCGTGCAGATGGCTCATCCAGAATACCACATCACAGGCACCAAAGCATTTGAAAGTGGGCTGTTGCCGATTTATCCTGCGGTCAAAGGCTTGCACCAAAATAAAATACGCCAGCTTGTCCGCCTTGCCATCAATGCCGTTTCACATGAAACGCTACATTGTCTGACCCCTTTGCAATTACAAAATGTTGGCATTCACGACATTCAATCGGACATTTTGACGGCATTAAAACAGATTCATCTGCCTGATAAAGATGCGGATATTTTTGCTCAGACGGCACTGTTAGAAGGACTAAAAGAACGCACGCACCCTGCGTGTCGGCGTTTGATTATTGAAGAGCTGGTGGCGCATCAGTTGGCGTTTTTGTATCGGCGTAACAATGTTTATCAATACAAAGCGCCCAGATGCCAAGACAGTAGCCCTTTGGCGCAAAAGCTGTTGGCAAATTTGCCCTTTGATTTGACTCAGGCTCAAAAACGCGTGATTGGCGATGCGGTGGCAGACATGGCGACCAGTAAGCCCATGCTAAGGCTGATCCAAGGCGATGTCGGTGCAGGCAAAACTTTGGTGGCGGCATTGACGGCGTGTCATGCTTTGGACAGTGGCTGGCAAGTGGCGGTGATGGCACCGACAGAGATTTTGGCGGAGCAACATTTTATCAATTTTCAAAAATGGTTTGCCCCTTTGGGCGTGGGCGTGGGTTTTTTGGCAGGCAAGCAGACCGCCAAAGAGCGTGCCGCCATGCTTGATGACATTGTGGCGAATGAAGTGCAGGTGGTTGTCGGTACGCACGCTTTGTTCCAAGATGGGGTGGTGTTTGCCAAATTGGGCTTGGTCATCATTGATGAACAGCACCGTTTTGGCGTGGAACAAAGACTTCGCCTTGCCAATAAAGGCGTGGCAAACAGCACGCCCCATCAGCTTGCCATGACGGCAACCCCCATTCCTAGGACGCTGGCGATGAGTATGTACGGCGACATGGATGTGTCGGTGATTGATGAGCTGCCACCCAATCGCACGCCGATCACCACCGTTACCATCAGCCGAGATCGCCGTGATGAAGTGATTGAGCGGATTTTTGCAAATTGCAAAGAAGGCAAACAAGCCTATTGGGTGTGTCCTTTGGTTGAAGAATCAAGCGTGCTGGATGCTCAGTCGGCAGAGCTGTTGTACGAAGATTTGTGCGAACGGCTTGATATTAACATTGGGCTGGTGCATGGCAAGATGAAGCCTGCCGACAAGCAAGCTGTCATGAATGAGTTTAAGCTGGGTAATATTGATCTTTTGGTGGCGACGACGGTCATTGAAGTGGGCGTGGATGTGCCAAATGCGTCTTTGATGGTGATTGAAAATGCCGAACGATTGGGGTTGTCTCAGCTACATCAGCTGCGTGGGCGAGTGGGGCGTGGTTCTGCCAAGTCGTTTTGTGTGCTGTTATACCAAACGCCGTTATCGCCAACAGGCATTGAACGGCTTAATGTCCTAAGAGACAGCACGGACGGCTTTGTCATCGCCCAAAAAGACTTGGAGCTGCGTGGGGCAGGCGAGCTTTTGGGTAAAAGGCAGACAGGCGACATGGGCTATTATCTGGCGGACATTGTGCGAGATGAAGTGTTGCTTGCCACTGCCCAGAACATCGCCCATCAGCTCATCAATGATGCCAGCCAGCAGCAATTGGCACAGCAGATTGTCAATACTTGGCTGCCTGATGTCAAAGAGTATGTGAATGCCTAA
- a CDS encoding patatin-like phospholipase family protein, whose amino-acid sequence MKKYTAFPLAITTVALTATLATGCTTAKQTVQTTPTTQAMPTLALVLGGGGTRGYAHIGAIKALEEHGIRPNLVVGTSAGAMVGAIYASGKRIQDIEHAALTLNDTDLLTLAPSKQGLIDGTAIRRFVNDQVKHQTIEKFPTRFAAVATDAHAKTAVTIRQGDAGLAVQASSSLPNLFIAPRIPEHGGKKYTDGGQVALLPSAIAKSLGADMVIAVDVMATPTPPAQDKRTAQPTKNTAGIARTDTGIKAVWGDEVIEFPINKDAIAKSTQGLPISIDVDKLLGMIPNNAQIPLPANFPKTLPKTKGEMIRTINDVFLQNTSRATTADIQASDVLIAPDLSAYAIFDPTDKEKIIQAGYDATLQQMDQIKALLAKHGK is encoded by the coding sequence ATGAAAAAGTACACCGCATTTCCACTCGCCATCACAACAGTCGCCCTGACTGCCACACTCGCCACAGGTTGCACCACAGCCAAACAAACCGTTCAGACCACACCCACCACCCAAGCGATGCCGACGCTTGCTCTTGTGCTTGGTGGTGGCGGTACTCGTGGCTATGCTCACATCGGCGCCATCAAAGCCTTAGAAGAACACGGCATTCGTCCAAATCTGGTGGTCGGCACAAGTGCAGGGGCGATGGTTGGGGCGATTTATGCTTCAGGCAAGCGCATTCAAGACATCGAACACGCCGCCTTGACGCTCAACGACACCGACCTACTCACGCTCGCCCCAAGCAAACAAGGGCTCATCGATGGTACAGCCATAAGACGCTTTGTCAATGACCAAGTCAAACACCAAACCATTGAAAAATTTCCCACACGCTTTGCTGCCGTCGCCACTGACGCCCACGCAAAGACCGCCGTCACCATCCGTCAAGGCGATGCAGGACTTGCGGTGCAAGCCTCATCAAGTCTGCCAAATTTATTCATCGCGCCACGCATTCCTGAGCATGGTGGCAAAAAATACACCGACGGCGGACAAGTCGCCCTGCTGCCATCAGCCATCGCAAAATCTTTGGGGGCAGACATGGTCATCGCCGTTGATGTGATGGCAACACCTACACCGCCCGCCCAAGACAAACGCACTGCCCAGCCCACCAAAAACACCGCAGGCATTGCTCGTACCGACACAGGCATCAAGGCGGTCTGGGGCGATGAAGTCATTGAATTTCCCATTAACAAAGACGCCATCGCCAAAAGCACGCAAGGCTTGCCCATCAGCATTGATGTGGATAAACTGCTTGGCATGATTCCCAATAATGCCCAAATCCCCTTGCCTGCCAACTTCCCAAAAACTCTACCAAAAACCAAAGGCGAGATGATACGCACCATCAACGATGTGTTTTTACAAAACACGAGTCGTGCCACGACCGCTGACATTCAAGCCTCCGATGTCCTCATCGCTCCTGACTTGTCTGCCTATGCCATCTTTGACCCCACCGACAAAGAAAAAATCATTCAAGCAGGCTACGACGCCACGCTACAACAGATGGATCAAATCAAAGCCCTACTTGCCAAGCACGGCAAATAG
- a CDS encoding hydrolase gives MSTTTVTRTYRISREDTQALMIDVQEKFAPHIFEMDKITKKAKILIEGLNLLGVPLTVNEQYPKGLGHTVGELSAVLGEASVFEKSAFSSADDETTWRHLAMQNRHHVLIFGIETHVCVQQTALDLLDNGMQPVIISDATSSRDSYDRKIALRRMRRAGAVVTTVEAILFELLRSSKDPAFKAISTLVK, from the coding sequence ATGAGCACCACAACTGTAACACGCACCTATCGTATCAGCCGTGAAGACACGCAGGCACTCATGATTGATGTGCAAGAAAAATTTGCACCGCACATTTTTGAGATGGATAAAATCACCAAAAAAGCCAAAATATTGATTGAGGGGCTAAATCTGCTTGGTGTGCCTTTGACGGTCAATGAGCAGTACCCAAAGGGCTTGGGGCATACGGTGGGCGAGCTGTCGGCGGTGCTAGGTGAGGCAAGTGTCTTTGAAAAATCGGCATTTAGCTCGGCGGACGATGAGACGACTTGGCGACATCTTGCCATGCAAAATCGCCATCATGTGCTGATTTTTGGCATTGAGACCCATGTGTGCGTACAGCAGACCGCCCTTGATTTGTTGGATAATGGCATGCAACCTGTCATCATCAGCGATGCCACCAGTTCAAGAGACTCTTATGACCGCAAAATTGCCCTACGGCGTATGCGTCGGGCGGGTGCGGTGGTAACGACTGTGGAGGCGATTTTGTTTGAATTGCTGCGTTCTAGTAAAGACCCTGCTTTTAAAGCCATTAGTACGCTTGTTAAATAG
- the argA gene encoding amino-acid N-acetyltransferase → MHSPNPSQNPIQWFRHSAPYINTHRGKTFVIMFGGEAVAHADFDRLIHDFALLHSLGIRLVLVHGARPQIDDALSKINLPTDKSSHLRITPPAAMPHILAAVGAIRLHLESRLSMGLANSPMFGSRIDVVSGNFIIARPYGVRDGIDHQMTGEVRSIDDTAIRHNLSHNHIVILSPIGFSMSGDVFNLSAEEVAQHTARTLQADKLIFLGEDALYQHGKLIRELTTAQAQTLLDGDDDLDEQMRRFLACAVRVGDVVERTQILPFAKDGALLEELFTRDGLGTMITRTPYDKIRPAVMGDVLGLLTLLKPLEDAGILIKRPQERLESDIEHYTIIERDGMVVGCAALYSLDDESAEIASIAIHPDYRGGSRGDDLLKFIENQAKNSGLTKLFALTTHTSHWFIEHGFFETNVLALPQARQARYHNGRNSKIFIKHIV, encoded by the coding sequence ATGCACAGCCCAAATCCCAGCCAAAACCCAATCCAATGGTTTCGCCACTCCGCCCCCTATATCAACACACACCGTGGCAAGACTTTTGTCATCATGTTCGGTGGCGAAGCGGTGGCGCACGCCGATTTTGATCGTCTGATTCACGATTTTGCCCTTTTGCACAGTCTGGGCATTCGGCTGGTGCTGGTGCATGGAGCTCGTCCGCAGATTGATGATGCGCTTAGCAAAATCAATCTGCCCACAGACAAATCCAGCCACCTGCGTATCACACCGCCTGCTGCCATGCCACACATTTTGGCGGCGGTGGGGGCAATTCGCTTGCACCTTGAATCACGACTGTCGATGGGGCTTGCCAATTCGCCCATGTTCGGGTCACGCATTGATGTGGTGTCGGGCAATTTTATCATCGCCAGACCCTATGGCGTGCGTGATGGCATTGACCATCAGATGACAGGCGAAGTGCGTAGCATTGACGATACTGCCATTCGTCATAATCTGTCGCATAATCACATCGTCATTTTAAGTCCGATTGGCTTTTCTATGTCAGGCGATGTGTTCAACCTGTCTGCCGAAGAAGTGGCGCAGCACACCGCACGCACCTTACAAGCGGATAAGCTGATTTTTCTTGGCGAAGATGCCCTATATCAACACGGCAAACTCATCAGAGAGCTGACCACCGCCCAAGCCCAAACACTGCTTGATGGCGATGATGACTTAGATGAGCAAATGAGACGATTTTTGGCGTGTGCGGTGCGTGTGGGCGATGTGGTGGAGCGGACGCAGATTTTACCCTTTGCCAAAGACGGTGCGTTATTAGAAGAGTTATTTACCCGAGATGGCTTGGGGACGATGATTACTCGCACGCCGTATGATAAGATTCGCCCTGCGGTGATGGGCGATGTGCTGGGGCTTTTGACCTTATTAAAACCCCTAGAAGACGCAGGCATTCTCATCAAACGCCCACAAGAGCGGCTAGAATCCGACATTGAGCATTACACCATCATCGAGCGTGATGGCATGGTGGTCGGCTGTGCGGCACTGTATTCGCTTGATGATGAAAGTGCAGAGATTGCCAGCATTGCCATTCACCCTGACTATCGTGGTGGCAGTCGTGGCGATGATTTATTAAAATTCATTGAAAACCAAGCCAAAAATTCAGGTCTCACCAAGCTGTTCGCCCTAACCACACACACAAGCCACTGGTTCATTGAACATGGTTTTTTTGAAACCAATGTCCTAGCCCTACCCCAAGCACGCCAAGCACGCTACCACAACGGCAGAAATTCCAAAATCTTTATCAAACACATTGTATGA
- a CDS encoding FKBP-type peptidyl-prolyl cis-trans isomerase, which produces MKKYTLLAASLMATLALAGCNKDKAEAATDAKTPQKSTVVNEQSSETQKISYIIGYGQGANLKAMSDQTGEQLDMDILNKAIKDAFDGKESALTDAQIEAVGKAFEERKIKEAGEKAAKNKADGEQFLAQNKTKEGVQTTASGLQYKVITEGTGKQPKATDVVTVHYEGKLINGKVFDSSYERGVPAQFKLNEVIKGWTEGLQLMKEGAKYELYVPSELAYGEAGNPAIEPNSTLIFTVELLDEAAAKAAIAKAQQDMVAAQGQAQTNQ; this is translated from the coding sequence ATGAAAAAATACACCCTACTTGCCGCAAGCTTAATGGCAACATTGGCTTTGGCTGGCTGCAACAAAGACAAGGCTGAGGCAGCGACCGACGCTAAGACACCCCAAAAATCAACCGTCGTCAATGAGCAAAGCTCTGAAACTCAAAAAATCAGCTACATCATCGGCTATGGGCAAGGTGCCAATCTAAAAGCGATGAGCGACCAAACTGGCGAACAGCTGGACATGGACATTTTAAACAAAGCCATCAAAGACGCCTTTGACGGCAAAGAAAGCGCCTTAACCGATGCGCAAATCGAGGCGGTGGGCAAGGCTTTTGAAGAGCGCAAAATCAAAGAGGCTGGCGAAAAAGCTGCCAAAAATAAAGCCGATGGCGAGCAATTTTTAGCCCAAAATAAGACCAAAGAAGGCGTACAGACCACCGCATCAGGTCTACAATACAAAGTCATCACCGAAGGCACCGGCAAGCAGCCAAAAGCCACCGATGTGGTGACGGTGCATTATGAAGGCAAGCTCATCAACGGCAAAGTATTTGACTCATCTTATGAGCGTGGCGTGCCAGCGCAGTTTAAACTGAACGAAGTCATCAAAGGCTGGACGGAAGGTTTGCAGCTAATGAAAGAGGGTGCTAAATACGAGCTGTATGTACCAAGTGAGCTTGCCTATGGCGAGGCGGGCAATCCTGCCATCGAGCCAAACAGCACGCTGATTTTTACTGTTGAGCTGCTCGATGAGGCCGCCGCCAAAGCCGCCATTGCCAAAGCGCAGCAAGACATGGTAGCTGCCCAAGGTCAGGCACAGACCAATCAATGA